Within the Astyanax mexicanus isolate ESR-SI-001 chromosome 9, AstMex3_surface, whole genome shotgun sequence genome, the region AGTAATAATCCATCCTATGCAGCTTGAATAATCttatgcagttcctgcagattttgtggtaggggtgGACTGTTGATggggctggccatggcatagtaccTGTGCCCAAGGcgagctcttgagatggcagcagcagtatgtggatgtgcattgtcctgttggaaaagcAAGGTAGGGTCACTTGTTgaaggacctcattaacataatgttaagctgtcaaagtgcctgtatttaaaaaaaacaaaggtgatctggcatcatataaaattgcaccccacgctctTCCACACAAAGTTTCAATGGTCATGTCTATCAAGACAAAAGCTGGACTCATCCCAAAAGATGATTCACTCCATtacagtctggcatgactacccaccaactttgattcctgtcagttgattccttctgggtgcaactcaTTTTTGACCATGAGTGTATTAGAATAACTCAGTTCAGTTGGAACTGCCTTGTTCACAGTTCAATTGTGTCGCTGCTCACACTGAGTGCATCTATCTGTCTGCACACACTTTTAAATTCAGCTTGCACAGCCAGTTCATCAGCCTGCGTATAAGCATGGTCTTTCTCATATATGCTCTCTCTGGAGGCGGTGGAGTTTAGGACCTTGTACTGCTTCTGTGATGGGCGTCCAGACTGCACCCTGGGCAGGCTCCCTCTGGGAAGGCTGCTCTGAGACTGGTGCCTGGAGCTGTACAAAGCTGTTGGACCTCCACGACCTCTTGGGCCTCCATGCAGAGAGCTGGAGATCGAATCCCTACATGGGGAGTCCACGTCCCCGCACGAGGCCGTGCGGTAGAGAACAGGCTCGGCGGAGGTCCCTCTGCAGGGCTGTCCATCTGGAGGCCCACGTGTGCTCAAAGAGAGCCTGGAGGAGCTGAAGAGGCTCCTCCGGAACAGGGCTTCACTGTTGAGAGCTTCATCAATGCTGCGCCGCAGGTCGATTGGAGACGGAGGCCGCAGGTCCACAGTGGAGTCGCCATTTAGGCTAGCCAGAGATGAGTGTCTGGAGACTATTTGGGCATTATTTGTGGTTGCAGAGTGCTGCAGCAAAGCCTGGTTCTGAGGACTGCTGGGATAATGAAGGTCCAAGCCGTCCATTTCGCAAAGTGGCACTTCTGCCAAGGTGTAGAGGggcacactctcactctcatctTGTACCATACCATCCCTGAGGCTCAGTTTCTCTCCAGGCCTCTTGGACCAGCTGGTTGGCAGGATAGTTGGCTTTGTGGCTGAAGTAGTGCCCCCTGTGGATATCCTGGTAACAGAGATGGATAGAGTAGTTTAAAACCATTGTCATATAACTAGTGTTACTTAAGAAAACATTGACTCAAAGTGGAAGTAGTTTTGAGTCAAACTTGAGTCAAAATTAAGAAGGAGGTCAACAAACTATTAAAGTTTAGAACTCAATTGACACTAATTAAAACCCAAAGTGAAGTTTTTTATAGCTTGAAGGCACTATTGTTCCAGTTTAGGGAGTTTTGGTTCTAAATCCAACAGCAAAGCAGTGCAGGtgtgaataagaaaaaaaatggtaaTTTATTTTAGATCCAGAATATCCTCAGCATTAGGGTTTACAGTTAAGCCAGGTCAAtatactgatatgccaaaagcCATGGGATAGCAGTAGGTAAATTATTATTTCAGGGGAAAGATTGGGAATACACAGACTTGTATATGTTgtaagatgttatcttgtgagtgtatCTAAGCACTCCAGAGTGTCATAattactgggaatacatcatagaatggattaccatccacagtagacagcacagtagATAGTAATGATTGTAACTTGTAACATCTGGCGTGAACTGTCCATGTCAACAGTGTCCTTTAGCTTTAATGGGAATGAAGCTAAAGTAATTGGACGcaatttggcatgtcagtgtacagacCTGCAAAATCCATATTGAAACAAATAGGACTGATATTACTGATAATACTAAGCTCCAAATCAGTTTAAGGTATGCTTTTGATTATCTTTTCTTCTCCTTTATTTATTGTTCTACTCTAGTATTTCACTACACAAAGTACTACACTATGTCTGTGCATTTTCAAGGTTTACAACAAGCCTCGCCAGGTTCGCATCTTGATTTAGTTTCTGGCATACAGCCAACAGATGCAGTTAATTATCTCTATTCAGAACTCGGTGTtgctgcattatttttaagctgCAGTCTGTCACCCTCTgtcccaaaataaataaaagacagaaATGCAGTTTCAAAGAGTCCAGTTTTTGAATGCCATAAAAAGATGGCTTTAGTGGGAGGAACATGGGAAGTAAGCCTGTCTGTCAGAGTTGTTTCTCAGGCTGGGTTTGGCACACCAAATGACAAGAGCTTAGCAATATAATCTTTGTTTTTCAGCTTCTGATCTCTGGGTCTTTTCTACTGGATTCAAGAACTGAATTCATTACGGAGGAACCagataaaaaatgtgaaaaaatgacGTATTGTGAGGAACAAAATGTATCAGACAGTTTCCTACGTTCAGGGGTTAGGAAATTAGTATTGGAAAAGAATAAGCCATAAATATTACTGAGTAAACTGGGGCTGAGTAAATGTTCCCTACACACAATCTTGAGGAAAAGATAGGGATGCATTGAATATTTGAAAACTGATTTGAccagaaatggcaaaaaaaaaaaagcaaaccatGACTAATTtacgttgatttttttttactttgtgttgagttttctctctttctttttttacagtctttccTCTAAAGTGAATGTGAATGGGATAGAGCTGGTAGAGGGAGCTCTACTCACATGTAGTAAGTGAAATACAGTGGTCAGCATTACTTATCTCACTTGGTATCAGTTAACTTAGTTTAGGTAACTACCTCTTTACTCAAAATCTGAGAGAACTTAAGAGCATTAGTTTGATTTTTAACCAAAATATTGCCTGCCTTTCGCTGGGGGAATTTCAGGTGACTTgacttgaatagcactgctgtggtaaatgtgtgattagaatagcactgctgagaacaATTTATATAATGGGCTTCAGTGCATCCTTTCTTTTATAAAGAAAAGTAGATACCCATCCAAAGTGTACTTGCCTCTTCCTGTTAAACATCGAGCTCCAGCGACCAAACTTAGGAGCGGCTCTTCCACAGCAGAGGAGAGGGTGTGTGATGACGAGAGCCACGGAGAGACACACTCCCACCTCACACACTCTGCAACTGAGCTGGAAGCCCCACCAGGGCCAGGGCATCAGTCCCACTGTCTCCTCATCCGTCAGCCCAGTCGCATGCAGGATCGCATAGAGCCGGAGCCCTCCACATGCAAGAAGGAAAAGTGCTGCGAAAAGGCCGGTCCCTGCTGCTCTTTCCCATACACTGGCCTCTGCTAGGGGGCAGCGGTTAGCTTGGTGGTCCGGCGATGTCTCACTCAGCCTGTAGATGTGCTTGGCGTCTGTGCGGGTGCAGCAGTAGAACAGCAGGTATGAGAAGGAGAAGATAGAGGCCAGTAGTAAGAAGGCAGCTGGGGGCAGCAGAGGGACAACTGGGAGGGTTGGAAAAAGCCTCAGGATGGCAACAGATCCCATTACAACTGCAACGTGCACCAGCACCAGTGCAGCCAGTAGGCAGCCACAGCGCCGCAAGGTGCTCTGGGAAAGCAGCTGGGAGGGAGACAGGCCgcacagtagcagcagcagcaggccgaAGGCGGCAGTCAAGCAGGGATAAGTGGCCTCGTGCAAGAGGCGCACCCAAGCTGCCGGGAGCCGCTCACGCTGACCGTACGGGTCATAGAGCAGCCACAGGGCACGGCTACTGCCAGCCAGCAGCTGCAGGAGGTGCAGGAGGCTGAACTGGGCACAGCCAGACGGCCAGCACAGGGGCAGACACAGCAGGCTGAGGGCAGAAATCATGGCCACCAGGGAAAACACACAACCCAGTCCATACACCTGCAACTCCCAGGCTAGGCCCCAAGTAGCCATGGCAGCGTTCCAGTCAGTCAACAGAGGCACCAGAAGGGGTGGGGTCAGGGCTACAGGAGGTGGGGTCATATCTTCACTAGGAGGAAGCACTGGGGAGGCTGGAGCCAAGTCATCGGAGATACTGTCGTCAGAGAGACCAGGGTTCCTTAGAGGCTTTGAGGAATTGCAGATCCCTGTAGAGTCCTGGTTGCAGTCAGGTAGAGAGGAGGATTCAGTAGCATCAGTGTTAAACACAGATAAGCCTGATGGGAAATAACAGAGTTAGTGAAAGCCAGATCTTCTCAAAAGCAAATAGCCCTCAACCATGCTTTTTCctctgcaaaaattcaagttctGTCAATTTTGAGGTGGAGCTGACATTAAGACATTAAGGGCACCTAGGATTCTGTTGTAAGGTCATTGGTTGTAATTGCTTGGACCATTTTTGGTATGTACTACAGACCACTGTATACTAGTATCATCctacaagacaaaaaaaattaaaaatgctccAAACCCTGAAAATTTGGACCTTATCTAAGTGCCTCAGATTCTCAGATTCTGCTTTCAAAACCTTAACTTCAGGAACTATCTGTTCACTTGGTGTCTAATATGTAAATCCCACTCAGTTGAAAGGTGTAATTACATCTTTGCAATTACATCTGTTGATCAgtgaattttaatgttttttttttccagtgcaatgTTATGTGTTTGACACACAAACAGGTATGAATTATGACATATTTAGAGTAGACAGtttctaaataattcataataattcaCAATCTTGGTTTTCTAAAAAGAATTTCTGAATCTTTATGAAaggatttccagatttccacatgATGGAGTCTTTTAGAGAGAAGTTTTTAAGATGAAACGATATTTAAAAGATGGGTAAGATCTTTCTTCCAGAGAGAAGCATTTGGTAATCTTTTATAGATTGTGCTACTTTTACTACTAGAAGACTTCTAGAAATGTTTAGATATGGGAATCATTTTCCAGCCAGAAGAGTTTCAGAATCTTTTGATTGACATGACTGTTTTTTTTCAGAGGGAATTTCAAAATTGATAAGAGATGTTTCACAGTTTGaaattagaaatatttaaaagttTTCCAGAGGGAAGAATTTGGGAATGTTTTAGACATGGCACTAGTTTTCTAAAGATGGGAATTTtggaaactttatttttttttagacacaCACAAAAGCATATGATATTATAATGCCAAATCCAGGACACTAGCCAATGAATAGAGGACCCACACCAGTAGAGGGAGCCCTACCAACAAGAACAAAAATGTGCTTCATATCTAAACTAGGTCCTGAAGACAGAATAAT harbors:
- the prrt4a gene encoding proline-rich transmembrane protein 4, which produces MVLHSGGLNSIVLVLSLSLFDSLHTVSLNRDGREPSWTKKTAVSGAQWSQWTTQMSRTKMDTTTASPMINSLFTELTIKFEKNSNALKDLAGTMAAASNLNSRRNISLPKPSTTETWTAKDTPAKAWSRTQGNEWIPVKEFSDLAQSYLGDFDAYSSERSDSQAWKSQSGFQPQENTETPEFTHVHMSQTSPDQRRVKTKLGVDSTQRESKSTGQKTDIGKFSDAGTDVGQEQKDLLTTAKDTGKEIEESTTKPPQQTIGLTSYPKESLMKPNWTRPSLDTSKEDGVGPLEEERKRKQDARMTPATTTLTLNPGLSVFNTDATESSSLPDCNQDSTGICNSSKPLRNPGLSDDSISDDLAPASPVLPPSEDMTPPPVALTPPLLVPLLTDWNAAMATWGLAWELQVYGLGCVFSLVAMISALSLLCLPLCWPSGCAQFSLLHLLQLLAGSSRALWLLYDPYGQRERLPAAWVRLLHEATYPCLTAAFGLLLLLLCGLSPSQLLSQSTLRRCGCLLAALVLVHVAVVMGSVAILRLFPTLPVVPLLPPAAFLLLASIFSFSYLLFYCCTRTDAKHIYRLSETSPDHQANRCPLAEASVWERAAGTGLFAALFLLACGGLRLYAILHATGLTDEETVGLMPWPWWGFQLSCRVCEVGVCLSVALVITHPLLCCGRAAPKFGRWSSMFNRKRISTGGTTSATKPTILPTSWSKRPGEKLSLRDGMVQDESESVPLYTLAEVPLCEMDGLDLHYPSSPQNQALLQHSATTNNAQIVSRHSSLASLNGDSTVDLRPPSPIDLRRSIDEALNSEALFRRSLFSSSRLSLSTRGPPDGQPCRGTSAEPVLYRTASCGDVDSPCRDSISSSLHGGPRGRGGPTALYSSRHQSQSSLPRGSLPRVQSGRPSQKQYKVLNSTASRESIYEKDHAYTQADELAVQAEFKSVCRQIDALSVSSDTIEL